In the Streptomyces sp. cg36 genome, one interval contains:
- a CDS encoding 16S rRNA (uracil(1498)-N(3))-methyltransferase produces the protein MTAPVFVVDRFPESGPGGRYVLDGPEGRHAVSVKRLKPGEDVVLTDGHGARADCVVLDTEGKDRLVVRLDSVSREPEPQPRITVVQALPKGDRGEVAVETMTEVGVDAVVPWQASRCITQWKGDRGAKSLAKWRATARESGKQSRRVRFPEVGDAMTTKQVVAFLATADFAAVLHEGRDTPSEPLATAELPDRGEIVLVVGPEGGVSPEELAAFEEAGAKPYLLGPSVLRTSTAGTAAAALLMGRTGRWS, from the coding sequence ATGACCGCCCCGGTCTTCGTCGTCGACCGCTTCCCCGAGTCCGGCCCGGGCGGCCGTTACGTCCTGGACGGGCCCGAGGGCAGGCACGCCGTCTCCGTGAAGCGCCTCAAGCCCGGCGAGGACGTCGTCCTCACCGACGGCCACGGAGCCCGGGCGGACTGCGTGGTCCTGGACACCGAGGGCAAGGACCGGCTGGTCGTCCGCCTCGACTCGGTGTCGCGGGAGCCGGAGCCGCAGCCGCGCATCACCGTCGTCCAGGCGCTGCCCAAGGGCGACCGGGGCGAGGTCGCGGTGGAGACGATGACCGAGGTGGGCGTCGACGCCGTGGTGCCCTGGCAGGCGTCGCGCTGCATCACGCAGTGGAAGGGCGACCGGGGAGCCAAGTCGCTGGCGAAGTGGCGCGCCACGGCCCGCGAGTCGGGCAAGCAGTCGCGCCGGGTGCGGTTCCCGGAGGTGGGGGACGCGATGACGACCAAGCAGGTTGTCGCGTTTTTGGCCACGGCCGATTTCGCCGCCGTGCTGCACGAGGGGCGCGACACCCCGAGCGAGCCGCTGGCCACCGCCGAGCTGCCCGACCGGGGGGAGATCGTCCTGGTGGTGGGCCCCGAAGGGGGCGTTTCCCCCGAGGAGTTGGCGGCTTTCGAGGAGGCGGGCGCCAAGCCGTACCTGCTCGGCCCGAGCGTGCTGCGCACCTCCACGGCGGGCACGGCCGCCGCCGCCCTGCTGATGGGGCGCACCGGCCGCTGGTCGTGA
- a CDS encoding histidine triad nucleotide-binding protein, which produces MAGEPQADCLFCKIVSGDVPATVVRETETVVAFRDINPQAPTHVLVIPRVHYPDAASLAAAEPVVAGDVLRAAGEIAAEEKIDGSGYRIVFNTGSGAGQTVFHAHAHVLGGRGLQWPPG; this is translated from the coding sequence GTGGCCGGAGAGCCGCAGGCGGACTGCCTGTTCTGCAAGATCGTCTCGGGCGATGTCCCGGCGACCGTCGTCCGGGAGACCGAGACCGTCGTGGCCTTCCGCGACATCAACCCCCAGGCGCCCACCCACGTCCTGGTCATCCCCCGGGTCCACTACCCGGACGCGGCCTCGCTGGCCGCCGCCGAGCCGGTGGTCGCCGGTGACGTGCTGCGCGCGGCGGGGGAGATCGCCGCCGAGGAGAAGATCGACGGCAGCGGCTACCGGATCGTCTTCAACACCGGATCCGGCGCGGGCCAGACCGTCTTCCACGCGCACGCCCACGTGCTGGGCGGGCGCGGACTGCAGTGGCCGCCGGGATAG
- a CDS encoding ribonuclease Z produces MSVRELVVLGTASQVPTRHRNHNGYLLRWDGGGILFDPGEGTQRQMLRAGVAAHDIDRICVTHFHGDHSLGLAGVIQRINLDRVPHPVTAHYPASGQHFFERLRYATAYRETVELAQVPVAGEGAVLAVTDAYTLRARLLSHPVEAYGYRITEPDGRRMLPDLLARHGIAGPDVGRLRREGSLGAVTLDDVSEVRPGQRFAFIMDTRLCEGVHALAEGCDMLVIESTFLDEDVRLAEDHGHLTAGQAAGVARDAGVRHLVLTHFSQRYADPAEFERQARAAGFTGELTVAADLMRVPLPRRTT; encoded by the coding sequence TTGTCCGTACGTGAATTGGTGGTGCTCGGCACCGCCAGCCAGGTCCCGACCCGGCACCGCAACCACAACGGCTATCTGCTGCGCTGGGACGGCGGGGGCATCCTCTTCGACCCCGGCGAGGGCACCCAGCGGCAGATGCTGCGGGCCGGTGTCGCCGCCCACGACATCGACCGGATCTGCGTCACGCACTTCCACGGCGACCACTCGCTGGGCCTGGCCGGTGTGATCCAGCGGATCAACCTGGACCGGGTCCCGCACCCGGTCACCGCACACTACCCGGCGAGCGGTCAGCACTTCTTCGAACGGCTGCGGTACGCCACGGCCTACCGCGAGACGGTCGAGCTGGCCCAGGTGCCGGTGGCGGGCGAGGGGGCGGTGCTGGCCGTCACCGACGCCTACACGCTGCGGGCGCGGCTGCTGTCGCACCCGGTGGAGGCGTACGGCTACCGGATCACCGAGCCGGACGGGCGCCGGATGCTGCCCGACCTGCTCGCCCGGCACGGCATCGCCGGGCCCGACGTCGGCCGGCTCCGGCGCGAGGGCTCGCTCGGCGCGGTCACGCTCGACGACGTCAGCGAGGTGCGGCCCGGCCAGCGGTTCGCGTTCATCATGGACACCCGGCTCTGCGAGGGCGTGCACGCCCTGGCCGAGGGGTGCGACATGCTGGTCATCGAGTCCACGTTCCTGGACGAGGACGTGCGGCTCGCCGAGGACCACGGGCATCTGACGGCCGGTCAGGCCGCCGGGGTGGCCCGTGACGCCGGGGTCCGCCATCTCGTCCTCACCCACTTCTCGCAGCGCTACGCCGACCCGGCGGAGTTCGAACGCCAGGCGCGGGCCGCCGGGTTCACGGGGGAACTGACCGTCGCGGCCGACCTGATGCGGGTCCCCCTGCCCAGACGCACCACCTAG
- a CDS encoding adenosine deaminase codes for MPLPKAELHLHIEGTLEPGLAFELAARNGVRLPYADAEELRKAYLFDDLQSFLDLYYSLMAVLRTEDDFEALAEAYLARAAAQGVRHAEIFFDPQAHTSRGVPLGTVVAGLGRALDRSEERHGVSTRLILCFLRDRSAESALETLEAARPHLHRITGVGLDSAEVGHPPAKFREVYAAADALGLRKVAHAGEEGPPSYITEALDVLGVERVDHGLRALEDPELVARLVRERVPLTLCPLSNVRLRAVESLTGHPLRRMMDAGLLCTVNSDDPAYFGGYAGDNFDAVREALGLDEEALRTLARNSFLASFLQDAEELRARYLAEVDAYEFPAPSPS; via the coding sequence ATGCCCCTCCCCAAGGCCGAACTCCACCTCCACATCGAAGGCACCCTCGAACCCGGGCTCGCCTTCGAACTGGCCGCGCGCAACGGCGTGCGGCTGCCCTACGCGGACGCCGAGGAGCTGCGGAAGGCGTACCTCTTCGACGACCTCCAGTCCTTCCTCGACCTGTACTACTCGCTGATGGCGGTGCTGCGCACCGAGGACGACTTCGAGGCGCTGGCGGAGGCGTACCTGGCGCGCGCGGCGGCCCAGGGCGTGCGGCACGCGGAGATCTTCTTCGACCCGCAGGCGCACACCTCGCGCGGCGTGCCCCTCGGCACGGTCGTGGCGGGCCTGGGCCGGGCCCTGGACCGCAGCGAGGAGCGGCACGGGGTCTCGACCCGGCTGATCCTCTGCTTCCTGCGCGACCGGTCCGCCGAGTCCGCCCTGGAGACGCTGGAGGCGGCCCGCCCGCACCTGCACCGGATCACCGGCGTCGGCCTGGACTCGGCGGAGGTCGGCCATCCGCCCGCCAAGTTCCGCGAGGTGTACGCGGCGGCCGACGCGCTGGGGCTGCGCAAGGTGGCGCACGCGGGCGAGGAGGGCCCGCCGTCGTACATCACCGAGGCGCTGGACGTGCTGGGCGTGGAGCGGGTGGACCACGGGCTGCGGGCGCTGGAGGACCCGGAGCTGGTGGCCCGGCTGGTGCGCGAGCGCGTCCCGCTGACGCTGTGCCCGCTCTCCAACGTCCGGCTGCGCGCGGTGGAGTCGCTGACCGGGCACCCGCTGCGCCGGATGATGGACGCGGGCCTGCTGTGCACGGTGAACTCCGACGACCCCGCCTACTTCGGGGGGTACGCGGGCGACAACTTCGACGCGGTGCGCGAGGCGCTCGGCCTGGACGAGGAGGCCCTGCGCACGCTGGCCCGCAACTCCTTCCTGGCCTCCTTCCTCCAGGACGCGGAGGAGCTGCGGGCGCGCTACCTCGCCGAGGTCGACGCGTACGAGTTCCCCGCCCCGTCCCCGTCCTGA
- a CDS encoding enolase C-terminal domain-like protein → MDAHTRKRATGRRAIAEVRFTPVLVADPPLLNVQGVHQPYTPRLIVEVVTEDGVSGLGETYGDSAYRELAGPYAALLTGHDIADLNGLFTLMNTVEVDGSRVDDSVDVGGLRGARTADKLRLSVVSAFEVACLDALGKTLGVPVHTLLGGKVRDSVEYSAYLFYRWAEHPGGAGEKDDWGAALDPAGIVAQARRFAREHGFASFKLKGGVLPPEQEVAAVRALAAAFPGRPLRLDPNGAWSTATSLRVAASLADVLEYLEDPASGTRAMAEVAAGTSVPLATNMCVTTFGEIREAFLTGAVQVVLSDHHYWGGLRNTRELAAVCRAFGVGLSMHSNTHLGISLAAMTHVAATVPDLRHSCDSHYPWQSEDVITARHVFRDGRLPVSDAPGLGVELDRAALERLHRRWLADDGTLRERDDAAAMRRAPGHARWRTPALPRW, encoded by the coding sequence ATGGATGCACATACGAGGAAGCGTGCGACCGGCCGCCGGGCGATCGCCGAAGTCCGGTTCACCCCCGTCCTCGTCGCCGACCCGCCGCTCCTCAACGTCCAGGGCGTCCACCAGCCGTACACGCCCCGGCTGATCGTCGAGGTCGTCACCGAGGACGGGGTGAGCGGCCTGGGGGAGACCTACGGCGACTCGGCCTACCGTGAACTGGCCGGCCCCTACGCCGCCCTGCTGACCGGGCACGACATCGCCGATCTCAACGGCCTGTTCACACTGATGAACACAGTGGAGGTGGACGGCTCCCGCGTCGACGACTCCGTGGACGTCGGCGGGCTGCGCGGCGCGCGCACCGCCGACAAGCTGCGGCTCTCCGTCGTCTCCGCCTTCGAGGTGGCCTGCCTCGACGCGCTCGGCAAGACGCTCGGCGTGCCCGTGCACACCCTGCTCGGCGGCAAGGTCCGCGACAGCGTCGAATACAGCGCCTACCTCTTCTACCGCTGGGCCGAACACCCCGGCGGCGCCGGGGAGAAGGACGACTGGGGCGCCGCCCTCGACCCGGCCGGAATCGTCGCCCAGGCCCGCCGGTTCGCCCGCGAGCACGGCTTCGCCTCGTTCAAGCTGAAGGGCGGCGTCCTCCCGCCCGAACAGGAGGTCGCCGCCGTCCGGGCGCTCGCCGCCGCCTTCCCCGGCCGGCCCCTGCGGCTCGACCCCAACGGCGCCTGGAGCACCGCCACCTCACTGCGGGTGGCGGCCTCGCTCGCCGACGTCCTGGAGTACCTGGAGGACCCGGCGTCCGGCACGCGCGCGATGGCCGAGGTCGCCGCCGGCACCTCCGTGCCGCTCGCCACCAACATGTGCGTGACCACCTTCGGCGAGATCCGCGAGGCATTCCTGACCGGTGCCGTGCAGGTCGTCCTCAGCGACCACCACTACTGGGGAGGGCTGCGCAACACCCGCGAACTGGCCGCGGTCTGCCGCGCGTTCGGGGTCGGCCTGTCCATGCACTCCAACACCCACCTCGGCATCAGCCTCGCCGCGATGACCCACGTCGCCGCGACCGTGCCGGACCTGCGCCACTCCTGCGACAGCCACTACCCCTGGCAGAGCGAGGACGTCATCACCGCCCGCCACGTCTTCCGCGACGGCCGCCTCCCCGTGTCCGACGCCCCCGGCCTCGGCGTGGAGCTCGACCGGGCGGCGCTGGAGCGCCTGCACCGGCGCTGGCTGGCCGACGACGGCACCCTGCGCGAACGCGACGACGCGGCGGCGATGCGGCGCGCCCCCGGGCACGCGCGGTGGCGGACTCCGGCACTGCCGCGCTGGTAG
- a CDS encoding carbohydrate kinase family protein, translated as MDKVRGPRDPECDVFLTGTVFLDIIFTGLDSAPVRGTESWARGMGSSPGGVANMAIALARLGLRTSLAAAFGDDHYGEYCWDALEQGEGIDLSLSRTVPGWHSPVTVSMAYEGERTMVSHGHEAPPEAVPCHAEAPARPPLARAAIASLVPGRTEEWIAEAARGGARIFADVGWDDTGHWDLAALAGLEHCEAFLPNAGEAMRYTRTDCPRAAARALAEKVPVAVVTLGAEGAYAVDGSTGETAEVPAIAVEALDPTGAGDVFVAGFVTGTLAGWPLADRLAFAGLTAALSVQEFGGSLSAPGWAEIAAWWQAVHARPGQDPAALRRYAFLEGLLPGTARPWPLRRAVPTIGFRRPA; from the coding sequence CTGGACAAGGTGCGCGGGCCCCGCGACCCGGAGTGCGACGTCTTCCTGACCGGGACGGTCTTCCTCGACATCATCTTCACCGGCCTGGACTCGGCCCCCGTGCGGGGCACCGAGTCCTGGGCCCGCGGCATGGGCTCCAGCCCCGGCGGCGTCGCCAACATGGCCATCGCCCTGGCCCGGCTCGGCCTGCGCACCTCGCTGGCGGCGGCGTTCGGCGACGACCACTACGGCGAGTACTGCTGGGACGCGCTGGAGCAGGGCGAGGGCATCGACCTCTCGCTGTCGCGGACCGTGCCCGGCTGGCACTCCCCGGTCACCGTCTCCATGGCGTACGAGGGCGAGCGGACCATGGTCTCGCACGGCCACGAGGCGCCCCCCGAGGCGGTGCCGTGCCACGCCGAGGCGCCCGCCCGGCCGCCGCTGGCCCGGGCGGCGATCGCCTCCCTGGTACCCGGCCGCACCGAGGAGTGGATCGCCGAGGCCGCCCGGGGCGGTGCGCGGATCTTCGCCGACGTCGGCTGGGACGACACCGGCCACTGGGACTTGGCGGCCCTGGCCGGGCTCGAACACTGCGAGGCGTTCCTGCCCAACGCGGGCGAGGCGATGCGCTACACCCGCACCGACTGCCCGCGCGCCGCCGCCCGCGCCCTCGCCGAGAAGGTGCCGGTCGCGGTGGTCACCCTGGGCGCGGAGGGCGCGTACGCGGTGGACGGCTCGACCGGGGAGACCGCCGAGGTGCCCGCGATCGCCGTGGAGGCGCTGGACCCGACCGGGGCCGGGGACGTGTTCGTGGCCGGGTTCGTCACCGGCACGCTGGCCGGCTGGCCGCTGGCGGACCGGCTCGCCTTCGCGGGACTGACGGCGGCGCTCTCGGTCCAGGAGTTCGGCGGATCGCTGTCGGCGCCCGGCTGGGCGGAGATCGCGGCCTGGTGGCAGGCCGTGCACGCCCGGCCGGGCCAGGACCCGGCCGCGCTGCGGCGGTACGCCTTCCTGGAGGGCCTGCTGCCCGGCACGGCCCGGCCGTGGCCGCTGCGCCGGGCCGTCCCCACGATCGGCTTCCGCCGCCCGGCGTGA
- a CDS encoding PhoH family protein, which produces MTQTPTQPQASARIKVPAKHPMVMLLGSGDSLLRVIEKAFPAADIHVRGNEISATGTPAEVALIQRLFDQMMLVLRTGQPMTEDAVERSIAMLRASENGKAEDGHETPADVLTQNILSSRGRTIRPKTLNQKRYVDAIDKHTIVFGIGPAGTGKTYLAMAKAVQALQSKQVTRIILTRPAVEAGERLGFLPGTLYEKIDPYLRPLYDALHDMLDPESIPRLMAAGTIEVAPLAYMRGRTLNDAFIILDEAQNTSAEQMKMFLTRLGFDSKIVITGDITQVDLPNGTKSGLRQVQEILEGVEDVHFSRLSSQDVVRHKLVGRIVDAYEKYDSQQDRNGK; this is translated from the coding sequence ATGACTCAGACACCCACACAGCCGCAGGCGAGTGCCCGGATCAAGGTCCCTGCCAAGCATCCGATGGTGATGCTGCTCGGATCCGGCGACTCGCTGCTGCGCGTGATCGAGAAGGCATTCCCGGCGGCCGACATCCACGTCCGGGGCAATGAGATCAGTGCCACGGGGACCCCGGCGGAAGTCGCGCTCATCCAACGCCTGTTCGACCAGATGATGCTGGTGCTCCGCACCGGTCAGCCGATGACGGAGGACGCAGTGGAACGCTCGATCGCCATGCTCAGGGCGAGCGAGAACGGCAAGGCGGAGGACGGCCACGAGACCCCGGCCGACGTGCTCACCCAGAACATCCTCTCCAGCCGCGGTCGCACGATCCGCCCCAAGACCCTCAACCAGAAGCGGTACGTCGACGCGATCGACAAGCACACGATCGTCTTCGGCATCGGCCCCGCCGGTACCGGAAAGACCTATCTCGCCATGGCCAAGGCGGTCCAGGCCCTGCAGTCCAAGCAGGTCACCCGGATCATCCTGACCCGCCCCGCCGTGGAGGCGGGCGAGCGCCTCGGCTTCCTGCCGGGCACGCTCTACGAGAAGATCGACCCGTATCTGCGCCCGCTCTACGACGCGCTGCACGACATGCTCGACCCCGAGTCGATCCCGAGGCTGATGGCCGCCGGGACGATCGAGGTCGCCCCCCTGGCGTACATGCGCGGACGCACGCTGAACGACGCGTTCATCATCCTCGACGAGGCGCAGAACACCAGCGCCGAGCAGATGAAGATGTTCCTCACCCGCCTCGGCTTCGACTCGAAGATCGTCATCACGGGTGACATCACCCAGGTCGACCTGCCGAACGGCACGAAGAGCGGTCTGCGCCAGGTCCAGGAGATCCTGGAGGGCGTCGAGGACGTCCACTTCTCCCGGCTGTCGTCCCAGGACGTCGTCCGGCACAAGCTCGTCGGCCGTATCGTCGACGCGTACGAGAAGTACGACAGCCAGCAGGACCGCAACGGGAAGTAG
- the ybeY gene encoding rRNA maturation RNase YbeY yields the protein MSIDVNNESGTEVDEQAILDIARYALTRMRIHPLSELSVIVVDADAMEQLHIQWMDLPGPTDVMSFPMDELRPPAKDDEEPPQGLLGDIVLCPEVAKKQGEDAPTQHSMDEELQLLTVHGVLHLLGYDHEEPDEKAEMFGLQAAIVDGWRAEKGFTGPSPAPTVS from the coding sequence ATGTCGATCGACGTCAACAACGAGTCCGGAACCGAGGTCGACGAGCAGGCGATCCTCGACATCGCCCGCTACGCGCTCACGCGGATGCGGATCCACCCGCTCTCCGAGCTGTCGGTGATCGTCGTGGACGCCGACGCCATGGAGCAGCTCCACATCCAGTGGATGGACCTGCCCGGCCCGACCGATGTCATGTCCTTCCCGATGGACGAGCTGCGTCCGCCGGCCAAGGACGACGAGGAGCCCCCGCAGGGGCTCCTCGGTGACATCGTGCTCTGCCCCGAGGTCGCCAAGAAGCAGGGCGAGGACGCGCCGACGCAGCACTCGATGGACGAGGAGCTCCAGCTCCTGACCGTCCACGGAGTGCTGCACCTGCTCGGGTACGACCACGAGGAGCCGGACGAGAAGGCCGAGATGTTCGGGCTCCAGGCGGCCATCGTGGACGGCTGGCGGGCGGAGAAGGGCTTCACCGGTCCCTCCCCGGCGCCGACCGTCTCATGA